Part of the Mercenaria mercenaria strain notata chromosome 8, MADL_Memer_1, whole genome shotgun sequence genome is shown below.
TGAAATTCTTAAGTGAACTTAGAACGCAGGCCACCACACGGAATTGGATTTCATTTTTAACAGAGTTCTAAACGTGCCTCTGTGACTGCCAGTATTTTCTTGTATTGAAAGTGACACTCATGTGTCTAGTTAGTTCGTGATCTTTGAAAGGGATCCAAGTGTAAATTGCAGCCCTTGGAAATCGAGCTATTCAATGTAAGTGTTGCTACTTTGATTGTAcaagagcggacgcagtggtcaaGCGgaaacactgtctgactacgaaaccagggttgtgagttcgagcTCCCGCACCTCCAACTAAAAATTCGTCGCCTTATTTCCACAATGCCGAAagctcatttttttcaaaattgagattttaGTGTCATTAGGTAATACTATGTCTACATGACCTCTGTATAACAGTGAATTTGTGGCCTTGTAGAACTTGTATATACAGGCTAAGTTTTAGTTCAACAAGACTGTATTTAAAGTAGCTCAAAGTCAATGACACTCAAATCTTTAAACGTTGCTTCCCAAAACTATCAAAAACCTAGTTACGGCATTATGGAAATAAGGCGACAAATTCCTAACATTGGGATTAGAGTCCCGTGAATGGGTGCTTTAcatctggcacgctaaagaaccagcgAAGATcttggaattggagcgtcttctgtatcttgcactgtcCTCCCattaacattactaacagtctcgCCCacgcgactataaataagcttacatataAACAATTTGATTGTACTGAAGATCGGAGATTACTGAGTCATTCACGTCTCGCATTTAGTTCTGTGTCAGGGGTTATCAGATCTAACGCCCGATCGGGTCATTAGTAGGACAGATTTAACCTTACCTAACGAATAAAAATAAGTAACATTGAACTCATTTACATGTAAAGCAACAACGGAATGAAACAAGAGTTGTACGCGGACATGAACgctagactattcaacagccCTGTCGACTGATTTAacataaaagttgaaaaatgggcatacttttaaaaaaaataaaagcaaaatagagttatgaaacctgtgcaatgtaagtcagtttattacagtgaataagtatatgacgtttcaatccattcccaaatAGTGGTtactgaggtaccagcttacatacaaaaacgtaaccaaatctggacgccgacgccgacgccgacgcacgggtgaCTCtgatagctctacctattctttgaacaCTCGAGATAAAAAGGGCAAACTTACAGTTCTCTTCCGACACCTGACATTTTGAATCCACCAAATGGAGCAGCTGGAGAATTAGCGTTGTAACAGTTAACcctgaaaatacaaatattttcattaatgatGTTGAAATGCACATTTCCTATTAAAAGATGTACCTTAGTTTCTGAATATATAGTTTAATAACTGTGCTTTTAAAGCCTTCCAAACACCGACCCTTACCAAAGACCACAAAGACATTTTTACTAGCTTCAAGTGACTAAGAAATTTATCGTCCAATAAGAGGCGAATACCGAATGACGGTGGGAAAACGCCAGATATGAACTCTAAAGTATCTTTTTGAAGTTGGAGAAGAGCAAGGCATACCAAAAACAtgacatttatacatgtataacaatacATGCATGGTCAATGATTATCTTGCAACTCTAGATTTGCAATACAAAGTCTCTTTTTTGAAGTTTGAGGAGAGCAAAGTATACCGGAAATACTTTATAGATACACGTATTTACTTCTGATATTTGTCACTTTAATCACAGATTTAATCGAGATGTCTTGTTAGataaaaggtatttttaaacgtaccatgctggacacgattgtttctgcctttgcgaccagtgtagaccgatgatcagcctgcacttccgtgcagtctgatcatgttctacactgttcgccatacAGTCAGTTCCATTTTGGtacgcaccccttttaacatttaatggtactgtccaaattgaaagatggataagttcattatagaaattaagcaagaTAAGGTTTAAACGTACCATACGCTTCCTGCCTTAACCCTGCTTGTAAACGTCATAGCAGTATCTAAATCCTGTGTGAATATAGCAGCTGCCAGACCGTATTTTGTATCGTTAGCCCGTTGGATAACATCTTCCATATCCTTGAATTTAATTATCTGCTGGACTGGTccgaaaatctaaaaaaaaaaaaaaaagaaaaaagaaattcacTCTGTTTGTTGGGATAATATAGCAATGCCAACAACGTactttcaaccatattttatcaatttttgttgtGAAAATGTTTTTCACAAGCATTGTGCACTAGTTCAGTAAATAACACGCGGTTTCAATTGCTTTACAAAAAGTTCGTATGCCTGTCAAGTCTGACCCTGTGACAATAAAACATTAGAAACAAACGGCAAGCTACTAGTATGGGACAACCAAAAGGAAAACAGGCCGTTTTAACTGTAGCAGTTTTATTCGAAGTATTTCACCGATGTCATTAACTTTTCTACAAACCTCTTCTTTTCCTATTCTCATCTTCTCTGTTACGTCTGAGAAAACAGTTGGTTGCACGAAATACCCCTCTGTCCCTTGTCTGGCCCCACCACACTCCAGCTTTGCCCCGTCCTTCTTTCCACTTTCAATCATTTCAAGAACCTTGTTAAACTGTTCCTCGCTAACCTGAAATGTGCGATAATTCTCTGACAGACTTCAGTCTGGTGGATAAGTTATGTGATATTATtgaactcgatatctcgaactctCTTATCTATCTCGAAATTCCGGGTATCTCGAATACATGTTgaagtcccgtcccgaaaacacatgcacaaaatttcattttaagtcgAACTTTGGTTATCTCAAAATAAACAcccgatcccttggaattcgagttTCAACTTAGTTTTACTTAATAACGATTTCTTTTAGCTTCGTGATCGATTTTCACGTCATTACACAAGAACAGAATGATTGTCGGAGTAGTACATGCATATACTTATTTTGCTTACACACTAATTTATTACCTGAGGTCCATATTCACTTTTCACATCATAGGGGTCTCCAATAGTCTTTGCCTTGGCACGTGCTACTGCTTTCTTGACAAATTCGTCATAAATATCCTCATGGACGTATGTTCGAGAGCCTGCCGTACAAACCTGCCCCATGTTGAAGAAAATAGCCTGGTGGGCCCACTCAACAACGACATCCACTGCAAAACATCAAGATTCATTTTCAAATCATATGTATTACAGACCACTCTTTTTAATTGTATTTCAGTAATAACCAATAAAAGCATATTAAAGGCAAGTTGAATAGACAGATGAAACAATAGAATGATTGGCTTTCATCAAGGTGTAGTAGAGAACACATGCCCGCCTAGGCATCAGTTCAGCAAACAGCGGCAGGAGGACGAGCTTAGAAGCTTTATCATGGCTTGGTCTTTCATCAGTTTATTATTTTTAGATCTGTATACTAGTAGAATGGTTCATTCTCTCCGAAATTAAATTACTGTTAATTCTGCTGTAAGCATTCCTTACAGTTAGCATCCTTCCAGACGACAAATGGACTTTTCCCGCCAAGTTCCAGAGTCACTCTCTTCAGATTGGACTTAGCAGCTGCCTGCATGATGAGCTGGCCAACCTGAAATAAAACAGCTAAATAATGATAACCAGTTACTAGCTATTCTGATAATGCCaatgaatattaaagtcagtTAGTGTTCTCTTTATGTTTAGAGAAAGAATTAACGGATATTGAATTAAAACGTGAAGTCGTTGAAATATAATGGTTTACGTACTTCTCTCCTAGAAATATTACGTATACGGCGGTTGCATGTATAccgttttttttgtgtgaaaggCAATAGCCTCTTCACTTGGACTAACTATAGGTTCATTTCGACTTAAATAGTGGCTTTTAAAGTCTAATGATATCGCTAACTAACTAAGTGCATAGAAACAACACTGTAGACCAGAACTTAAATTACAATGTATTATATAACCAGTAAGGGCCTTAATCACTAAAATACCAGTCGTCTTTATTATATGTATTAATAAGTTAATGGCAACAAAGAAAGAAGCGCGACGAACATTATTGATAATAAGCTACCCACAATTTTTAGGTAATAGACAATAGATTTACCTCTGTAGATCCTGTGAATGCTACTTTATTAATATCCGGATGTGAGGATATGGCTCCTCCGGCTGTAGGTCCATACCCGGGAACCACATTGACTACTCCTGCCGGGAATCCAGCCTAAAACGCATAACAATATATTTGTGAGAAAAAATGCTTGTTGCTCAAGAATATGCTAATTTTGTAAGTAAAATGTATCAGCCTTTTAACTTGCCAAAGACTAAAATTGATACACATTGGTACTGCAGAATGAAGTTTATTCAAAGCTGTATTTTCACATGTTACATTAGacctatacaaaatttattattgGCGTTCTACTTCTGTAAAACTTTATTACCTCCTTGATTAGCTGTGCCATATACAAGGCAGTGAGTGGAGTTTGTTCTGCAGGTTTGATCACCACCGTGTTGCCACAGGCAAGTGCTGGAGCAATCTTCCAAGCCATCATGGTTATAGGGAAATTCCACTGGAGTGAagaaaacatattgtttttaatattggtATAATGATAATACGTGTATGTCGTTAGATCGCGTAGTTTgatgttttttattgtttatagtAGTAATAAAAGTAGTATTAAAACcagaagtagtagtagtggttgttgttgttgttgttgttgttgtaatcaGTGTTGTTGAAGACCCCGCGTGGTCCTCCGGGAAATGATGGCGACTGGACAGAACAACAGACTTTCAGCAAGTCAGCCATATGGCTTCTTCACATACCGAGGTGGAGCCAGAGAATGTAGTTCGAGGTGAAATACCTTGATTTCTTTGCAAGGTACAATTTTCTCTTATGTTATGCGATTTATGCTCCATTATCAAACAGTTCTCGGCGTAATTTGCATAGGCTTCACCACAATACAGAGTTAGTTATTATCATCACCCTTAATCAGGTCACGATGTTGAATTGCTGTACGAATAATTACGCTCTTTTGCACAAGCAAAATGAGCTTTATTGAAAACAAAGCACGGTTCAGATGAAGTCTACATAAATGTTTGTCATACATACCGGAATAATTTGTCCACATACTCCTACTGGTTCGTGCCTCGTGTAACAGAAAAACGTTCCatctaaagaaattatattttaaaataagttcTAAGTTGCAAGGCGTGTGTTAGTCtatacatattaaataaaaacagcGAAACGAGAGACGCGTACAAACGGGtaacataaaaattttaatacaaaattaaaaaacaatgcattctgtgtttttaaatttaaagttttaaaggaatCTGCTTAAAACTATCATGAAGGACAAAATCTTAACATAGCAGGCGTCGCACAAAGAATTTAAAGCATCTCTAGAAAAAAAAACTccacaaaaagcacattttttacgAATGTTGGATGCGTTCAAAGTCAAGGTTAGAGATGTTATACATTGTAGTTGCAACTAACAGATGGAAACTTCGAAGGCTAAACATATGATCACAAGGAGTTGAATTATCGTTAATAGAAACaagaacatttgtttttaaagaagagGTTGTCGAAGTCTGTTACTTGATAGGCCAGTCTTAGAAACTGCTTTTGGAATTAATTGCCAAAAAAATTACTAAATCGGACATGTAAAAGTTTTAAGTTGTAAGGCAGTCAGTTATAGGTTGAACACCTGTACTCACCTATAGGTATGGTTTTCCCCTGTATTTTATCAGTCCAGCCGGCATAGTACCTGAGTGTATTGATCGTTGCTGTCATATCTATATAGAAGGAGTCTTTGAATGGTTTACCATTGTCTAAAGTTTCCAAACTCTGTTAAGcaaggaaaaaaatgttaaatagataaagcaaaacaataaatgaataaatgagccgagccatgagaaaaccaacatagtggctttgcgaccagcatggatccagaccagcctgcgcatccgcacagtctggtcaggatccatgctgttcgctttcaaagtctattgcaattagagaaactgttatcgaacagcatggatcctgaccagactgcg
Proteins encoded:
- the LOC123566425 gene encoding aldehyde dehydrogenase 1A1-like; its protein translation is MAQLPPPPPAIKDPEIKYTQIFINNEWVNSASGKTFPTINPTNGKKICDVQEGDKADIDKAVDAAKKAFEFGSAWQKTDASKRGVLLNKLADLIERDRIYIASLETLDNGKPFKDSFYIDMTATINTLRYYAGWTDKIQGKTIPIDGTFFCYTRHEPVGVCGQIIPWNFPITMMAWKIAPALACGNTVVIKPAEQTPLTALYMAQLIKEAGFPAGVVNVVPGYGPTAGGAISSHPDINKVAFTGSTEVGQLIMQAAAKSNLKRVTLELGGKSPFVVWKDANLDVVVEWAHQAIFFNMGQVCTAGSRTYVHEDIYDEFVKKAVARAKAKTIGDPYDVKSEYGPQVSEEQFNKVLEMIESGKKDGAKLECGGARQGTEGYFVQPTVFSDVTEKMRIGKEEIFGPVQQIIKFKDMEDVIQRANDTKYGLAAAIFTQDLDTAMTFTSRVKAGSVWVNCYNANSPAAPFGGFKMSGVGRELGEYGLQQYTEVKNVVVKTQTKL